In a single window of the Pocillopora verrucosa isolate sample1 chromosome 4, ASM3666991v2, whole genome shotgun sequence genome:
- the LOC131785015 gene encoding tumor necrosis factor receptor superfamily member 19-like, translated as MSAIPNTDLFVTISILYMFSVQVAFSRSCRWNQLTISSTNGVECFPCPECPDGQGMVPQCGSRVTTNVTVECVECTPGKSYSNNHDISSCKPCTICDPNEETISPCTATKNAVCGECNAGFYRAITGDCKPCMRCCADRKDEDIEKQCSDQSNLPANQICRYDVNTIKCASTVYRTTASAVLVSTAPAITHDKMAYRSEDRGSASTIWLIAVVACVAFTVCVSFGVMLFVCYRKQFLSLYLCYTRAHADGDFVTSTPTQVVCNQPSSPPIVTGNDSPKLQMV; from the exons ATGTCTGCTATACCTAATACAGATTTGTTTGTGACGATTTCAATTCTTTACATG TTTTCAGTACAAGTAGCGTTTAGTAGGAGCTGCAGGTGGAATCAGTTGACTATCTCGAGCACCAATGGAGTTGAATGTTTTCCCTGTCCCGAATGTCCCGATGGCCAAGGCATGGTCCCACAGTGTGGATCTCGTGTCACCACGAACGTCACAGTGGAGTGTGTAGAATGTACACCTGGCAAATCGTACTCGAATAACCATGATATCTCCTCGTGTAAGCCGTGCACTATCTGCGACCCTAACGAAGAAACGATCAGCCCTTGTACTGCCACGAAGAATGCAGTTTGTGGAGAGTGCAATGCTGG CTTCTATCGAGCTATAACCGGAGATTGCAAACCTTGTATGAGATGTTGTGCTGACAGGAAAGACGAAGATATAGAGAAACAGTGCAGTGATCAGTCCAACCTCCCAGCAAACCAGATATGTCGATACGATGTCAACACCATCAAATGCGCGTCTACTGTTTACAGAACAACTGCGTCTGCTGTGTTAGTATCCACGGCTCCTGCAATCACACATGACAAGATGGCCTACCGCTCTGAGGACAGAGGCAGTGCTAGTACTATTTGGCTTATAGCCGTTGTGGCTTGTGTTGCTTTTACTGTGTGTGTTTCCTTTGGAGTGATGTTATTTGTCTGctacagaaagcaatttttgtCACTGTATTTGTGCTACACAAGAGCGCATGCCGACGGAGACTTCGTGACTTCAACTC CAACTCAAGTTGTATGTAATCAGCCTTCAAGTCCTCCGATTGTGACTGGGAATGACTCTCCTAAATTGCAAATGGTATGA
- the LOC131785020 gene encoding uncharacterized protein, protein MKCEIELKITLLWLLWLQSPIKCEPIPCPLSKNIVRYSPNGEIVDCVPCANCPIGQGLSVPCGSKVSNDSKIECVFCEPNKTYSDKHGKGHCKMCQDCGLRNVIQECTVNHNRECGKTCPKGYEFDINIDDCVEVESMIRTTTSTHSTKTVKLETNRKETTETQSKTKANDVTTTASSPSVKVKINSSRPLTGNYDSANVSPTNKVQPGQDHKAILTINYVLIALVIVFAPTILVLVIVIFYKKRQDHSTPRDEESTDNAEEITPLTDTGESDGSSQATVSSSSTQEDLRDSASQVNATEPLLTQTLVDIPTDNNISIRNEVSSHASDAQGEDDVTVENIPADVHVSQMEMLGDVNGTLFIYVQTQLDAGETCTRKTWRSVGRELKVHSDKLNLIQADGRSPTECLLEYFKTLAKEPTMREFVQALKNCGRNDIARYIRNWPWAN, encoded by the exons ATGAAGTGCGAAATCGAGCTCAAG ATAACACTACTTTGGTTACTATGGCTGCAGTCTCCGATAAAATGTGAACCCATACCATGTCCTCTGTCAAAAAACATTGTACGGTATAGTCCCAATGGTGAAATAGTGGACTGTGTTCCTTGTGCCAACTGCCCCATTGGACAGGGATTGTCAGTTCCTTGTGGATCCAAGGTGTCAAATGACTCAAAAATTGAGTGTGTATTTTGTGAACCTAACAAAACTTACTCAGATAAGCATGGAAAAGGACACTGCAAAATGTGTCAAGATTGTGGTTTGAGGAATGTGATTCAGGAATGCACAGTTAACCACAACCGAGAGTGTGGGAAAACATGTCCTAAAGGATATGAATTTGATATTAACATTGATGACTGTGTGGAAGTGGAATCAATGATTCGCACAACTACTTCAACACATTCTACAAAAACTGTTAAATTGGAAACCAATCGCAAAGAGACAACTGAAACACAATCTAAAACGAAAGCCAATGATGTTACCACCACTGCCTCAAGTCCTTCAGTCAAAGTCAAGATAAACAGCAGTCGGCCACTAACAGGAAATTATGACTCTGCAAATGTGTCACCAACAAACAAAGTTCAGCCTGGACAGGACCACAAAGCAATTTTAACAATTAACTATGTTTTGATAGCTTTAGTCATTGTGTTTGCTCCAACTATCTTAGTGCTGGTGATAGTGATTTTCTACAAGAAAAGGCAAGATCACAGTACTCCAAGAGATGAAGAGTCAACAG ATAATGCAGAAGAAATTACTCCACTGACTGATACTGGTGAAAGTGACGGTTCATCGCAGGCCACAGTCAGTAGCTCTTCAACACAAg AGGATTTGCGTGATTCTGCTTCTCAAGTCAACGCAACAGAACCACTTTTAACACAGACATTGGTGGACATTCCTACAG ATAACAACATATCAATTAGAAATGAGGTGTCATCTCATGCCAGTGATGCTCAAGGCGAGGATGATGTGACTGTAGAAAATATTCCTGCAG ACGTTCATGTCTCTCAGATGGAAATGTTAGGTGATGTGAATGGCACCTTGTTCATCTATGTTCAAACACAACTTGATGCTGGCGAGACCTGCACTCGCAAAACATGGCGCAGTGTTGGAAGAGAGTTGAAGGTTCACTCTGATAAGTTAAACTTGATACAAGCTGATGGAAGAAGTCCTACTGAATGTCtacttgaatattttaaaactttagcAAAGGAGCCTACAATGAGGGAATTTGTTCAAGCCCTCAAAAATTGTGGAAGAAATGACATTGCAAGATACATCCGCAATTGGCCATGGGCAAATtga
- the LOC131774681 gene encoding uncharacterized protein isoform X2, with translation MKSDIELKITLLWLLWLQSLVKCRPIPCPLSKNIVRYGPNGEIVDCVPCANCPIGQGLSFPCGSKVSNDSKIECVFCEPNKTYSDDHGKGHCKTCQDCGVRNVIQECTINQNRECGKTCPKGYDFDNTFDDCVEEPESEMSTAISTHSTKTVKLETSGKETTETPYKREAHDVTTTASSNSININSSQPKFPSTGVDNTPSQGTSLKGTNNSPYVWSTKEVQLQQDHKALLIAIYVLIAVVIVVIIVVLVIVCKKGQDHSTSKRDGEPRDIAEENIPLTEIDESEGSSQATISSSSTQEDLRDPALEDNATEPLLTLASVDIPTDNNISRNEVSSHASDAQGEDDMNVENIPADVLVSGMEMFCDKNGNLFNYVQKKLDALESHTHKTWRSIGRELKVNPDTLNLIEADRRSPTACLLETLKTSAKEPTMREFVQALKNCGRNDIAKYICNRPWASTEH, from the exons ATGAAGAGCGACATCGAGCTCAAG ATAACACTACTTTGGTTACTATGGCTGCAGTCTCTGGTAAAATGTAGACCCATACCTTGTCCTCTGTCGAAAAACATTGTACGGTATGGTCCCAATGGTGAAATAGTGGACTGTGTTCCTTGTGCAAACTGTCCCATTGGACAGGGGTTGTCATTTCCTTGTGGATCCAAGGTGTCAAATGACTCAAAAATTGAGTGTGTATTTTGTGAGCCCAACAAAACTTACTCTGATGACCATGGAAAAGGACACTGCAAAACATGTCAAGATTGTGGTGTTAGGAATGTGATTCAGGAATGCACAATCAACCAGAACCGTGAGTGTGGGAAAACATGTCCTAAAGGGTATGATTTTGATAATACATTTGATGACTGTGTGGAAGAGCCAGAATCAGAGATGTCCACAGCTATTTCAACACATTCCACAAAAACTGTTAAACTGGAAACCAGTGGCAAAGAAACAACTGAAACACCATATAAAAGAGAAGCTCATGATGTTACCACTACTGCCTCAAGTAATTCTATCAATATAAACAGCAGTCAGCCAAAATTTCCATCAACAGGTGTTGATAATACCCCTTCACAAGGGACATCACTGAAGGGAACTAATAACTCTCCATATGTGTGGTCAACAAAGGAAGTTCAGCTTCAACAGGACCACAAAGCACTTTTAATAGCTATCTATGTTTTAATAGCTGTAGTGATTGTTGTGATTATCGTAGTGCTGGTGATTGTCTGCAAGAAAGGGCAAGATCACAGCACTTCAAAGAGAGATGGAGAGCCAAGAG ATATTGCAGAGGAAAATATTCCACTGACTGAAATTGATGAAAGTGAGGGTTCATCACAAGCCACAATTAGTAGCTCTTCAACACAAG aGGATTTGCGTGATCCTGCTCTTGAAGATAATGCCACAGAACCTCTTTTAACACTGGCATCAGTGGACATTCCTACAG ATAACAACATATCAAGAAATGAGGTGTCTTCTCATGCCAGTGATGCTCAAGGGGAGGATGACATGAATGTAGAAAATATTCCTGCAG ATGTTCTTGTCTCTGGTATGGAAATGTTTTGTGATAAGAATGGTAACTTGTTCAATTATGttcaaaaaaaacttgatgCCCTGGAGTCCCATACTCACAAAACATGGCGCAGCATTGGAAGAGAGCTGAAGGTTAATCCTGATACTTTAAACTTGATAGAAGCTGACAGAAGAAGTCCCACAGCATGTCTACTTGAAACATTAAAAACTTCTGCAAAGGAGCCTACAATGAGGGAATTTGTTCAAGCCCTCAAAAATTGTGGAAGAAATGACATTGCAAAATACATCTGCAACAGGCCATGGGCCTCAACAGAACATTAA
- the LOC131774681 gene encoding uncharacterized protein isoform X1, with protein MLSNFLSYGMKSDIELKITLLWLLWLQSLVKCRPIPCPLSKNIVRYGPNGEIVDCVPCANCPIGQGLSFPCGSKVSNDSKIECVFCEPNKTYSDDHGKGHCKTCQDCGVRNVIQECTINQNRECGKTCPKGYDFDNTFDDCVEEPESEMSTAISTHSTKTVKLETSGKETTETPYKREAHDVTTTASSNSININSSQPKFPSTGVDNTPSQGTSLKGTNNSPYVWSTKEVQLQQDHKALLIAIYVLIAVVIVVIIVVLVIVCKKGQDHSTSKRDGEPRDIAEENIPLTEIDESEGSSQATISSSSTQEDLRDPALEDNATEPLLTLASVDIPTDNNISRNEVSSHASDAQGEDDMNVENIPADVLVSGMEMFCDKNGNLFNYVQKKLDALESHTHKTWRSIGRELKVNPDTLNLIEADRRSPTACLLETLKTSAKEPTMREFVQALKNCGRNDIAKYICNRPWASTEH; from the exons ATGTTGTCAAA TTTTCTCTCATATGGTATGAAGAGCGACATCGAGCTCAAG ATAACACTACTTTGGTTACTATGGCTGCAGTCTCTGGTAAAATGTAGACCCATACCTTGTCCTCTGTCGAAAAACATTGTACGGTATGGTCCCAATGGTGAAATAGTGGACTGTGTTCCTTGTGCAAACTGTCCCATTGGACAGGGGTTGTCATTTCCTTGTGGATCCAAGGTGTCAAATGACTCAAAAATTGAGTGTGTATTTTGTGAGCCCAACAAAACTTACTCTGATGACCATGGAAAAGGACACTGCAAAACATGTCAAGATTGTGGTGTTAGGAATGTGATTCAGGAATGCACAATCAACCAGAACCGTGAGTGTGGGAAAACATGTCCTAAAGGGTATGATTTTGATAATACATTTGATGACTGTGTGGAAGAGCCAGAATCAGAGATGTCCACAGCTATTTCAACACATTCCACAAAAACTGTTAAACTGGAAACCAGTGGCAAAGAAACAACTGAAACACCATATAAAAGAGAAGCTCATGATGTTACCACTACTGCCTCAAGTAATTCTATCAATATAAACAGCAGTCAGCCAAAATTTCCATCAACAGGTGTTGATAATACCCCTTCACAAGGGACATCACTGAAGGGAACTAATAACTCTCCATATGTGTGGTCAACAAAGGAAGTTCAGCTTCAACAGGACCACAAAGCACTTTTAATAGCTATCTATGTTTTAATAGCTGTAGTGATTGTTGTGATTATCGTAGTGCTGGTGATTGTCTGCAAGAAAGGGCAAGATCACAGCACTTCAAAGAGAGATGGAGAGCCAAGAG ATATTGCAGAGGAAAATATTCCACTGACTGAAATTGATGAAAGTGAGGGTTCATCACAAGCCACAATTAGTAGCTCTTCAACACAAG aGGATTTGCGTGATCCTGCTCTTGAAGATAATGCCACAGAACCTCTTTTAACACTGGCATCAGTGGACATTCCTACAG ATAACAACATATCAAGAAATGAGGTGTCTTCTCATGCCAGTGATGCTCAAGGGGAGGATGACATGAATGTAGAAAATATTCCTGCAG ATGTTCTTGTCTCTGGTATGGAAATGTTTTGTGATAAGAATGGTAACTTGTTCAATTATGttcaaaaaaaacttgatgCCCTGGAGTCCCATACTCACAAAACATGGCGCAGCATTGGAAGAGAGCTGAAGGTTAATCCTGATACTTTAAACTTGATAGAAGCTGACAGAAGAAGTCCCACAGCATGTCTACTTGAAACATTAAAAACTTCTGCAAAGGAGCCTACAATGAGGGAATTTGTTCAAGCCCTCAAAAATTGTGGAAGAAATGACATTGCAAAATACATCTGCAACAGGCCATGGGCCTCAACAGAACATTAA
- the LOC131774681 gene encoding uncharacterized protein isoform X3 — translation MITLLWLLWLQSLVKCRPIPCPLSKNIVRYGPNGEIVDCVPCANCPIGQGLSFPCGSKVSNDSKIECVFCEPNKTYSDDHGKGHCKTCQDCGVRNVIQECTINQNRECGKTCPKGYDFDNTFDDCVEEPESEMSTAISTHSTKTVKLETSGKETTETPYKREAHDVTTTASSNSININSSQPKFPSTGVDNTPSQGTSLKGTNNSPYVWSTKEVQLQQDHKALLIAIYVLIAVVIVVIIVVLVIVCKKGQDHSTSKRDGEPRDIAEENIPLTEIDESEGSSQATISSSSTQEDLRDPALEDNATEPLLTLASVDIPTDNNISRNEVSSHASDAQGEDDMNVENIPADVLVSGMEMFCDKNGNLFNYVQKKLDALESHTHKTWRSIGRELKVNPDTLNLIEADRRSPTACLLETLKTSAKEPTMREFVQALKNCGRNDIAKYICNRPWASTEH, via the exons ATG ATAACACTACTTTGGTTACTATGGCTGCAGTCTCTGGTAAAATGTAGACCCATACCTTGTCCTCTGTCGAAAAACATTGTACGGTATGGTCCCAATGGTGAAATAGTGGACTGTGTTCCTTGTGCAAACTGTCCCATTGGACAGGGGTTGTCATTTCCTTGTGGATCCAAGGTGTCAAATGACTCAAAAATTGAGTGTGTATTTTGTGAGCCCAACAAAACTTACTCTGATGACCATGGAAAAGGACACTGCAAAACATGTCAAGATTGTGGTGTTAGGAATGTGATTCAGGAATGCACAATCAACCAGAACCGTGAGTGTGGGAAAACATGTCCTAAAGGGTATGATTTTGATAATACATTTGATGACTGTGTGGAAGAGCCAGAATCAGAGATGTCCACAGCTATTTCAACACATTCCACAAAAACTGTTAAACTGGAAACCAGTGGCAAAGAAACAACTGAAACACCATATAAAAGAGAAGCTCATGATGTTACCACTACTGCCTCAAGTAATTCTATCAATATAAACAGCAGTCAGCCAAAATTTCCATCAACAGGTGTTGATAATACCCCTTCACAAGGGACATCACTGAAGGGAACTAATAACTCTCCATATGTGTGGTCAACAAAGGAAGTTCAGCTTCAACAGGACCACAAAGCACTTTTAATAGCTATCTATGTTTTAATAGCTGTAGTGATTGTTGTGATTATCGTAGTGCTGGTGATTGTCTGCAAGAAAGGGCAAGATCACAGCACTTCAAAGAGAGATGGAGAGCCAAGAG ATATTGCAGAGGAAAATATTCCACTGACTGAAATTGATGAAAGTGAGGGTTCATCACAAGCCACAATTAGTAGCTCTTCAACACAAG aGGATTTGCGTGATCCTGCTCTTGAAGATAATGCCACAGAACCTCTTTTAACACTGGCATCAGTGGACATTCCTACAG ATAACAACATATCAAGAAATGAGGTGTCTTCTCATGCCAGTGATGCTCAAGGGGAGGATGACATGAATGTAGAAAATATTCCTGCAG ATGTTCTTGTCTCTGGTATGGAAATGTTTTGTGATAAGAATGGTAACTTGTTCAATTATGttcaaaaaaaacttgatgCCCTGGAGTCCCATACTCACAAAACATGGCGCAGCATTGGAAGAGAGCTGAAGGTTAATCCTGATACTTTAAACTTGATAGAAGCTGACAGAAGAAGTCCCACAGCATGTCTACTTGAAACATTAAAAACTTCTGCAAAGGAGCCTACAATGAGGGAATTTGTTCAAGCCCTCAAAAATTGTGGAAGAAATGACATTGCAAAATACATCTGCAACAGGCCATGGGCCTCAACAGAACATTAA
- the LOC131785022 gene encoding tumor necrosis factor receptor superfamily member 23 — translation MAQPVMSAQMNTDLFMLISICTVYMFPVQVACNRSCRWNQLTILRPKGAVCSPCPECPEGQGMVPQCGSRITADVTVECVECKLGKSYSDKQDISSCKPCTICDPNEETISPCTATKNAVCGECNAGFYRATTGDCKPCMRCCADSKDEDIEKQCKAQTNLPANQICRYDVDTIKCAPTAYRTTAPAVLVSTAPVMSQDMMAARTKEGKSGSTLWFISFASCLAFLVCLLLAVMLAFCYKKKILTSLWCSGRIDRVIITPTQADCNQPLTTKVVFGNEKACE, via the exons ATGGCACAGCCTGTCATGTCTGCTCAGATGAACACTGATTTATTCATGCTGATTAGCATCTGTACTGTTTATATG TTTCCAGTGCAAGTGGCATGTAACAGAAGCTGCAGATGGAATCAGCTGACTATCTTGCGTCCCAAGGGAGCCGTATGTTCTCCTTGTCCAGAATGTCCCGAGGGTCAAGGCATGGTCCCGCAGTGTGGCTCGCGTATAACTGCTGACGTCACAGTGGAGTGTGTAGAATGTAAACTTGGCAAATCGTACTCGGATAAGCAAGATATCTCCTCGTGTAAGCCATGCACCATCTGTGACCCTAACGAAGAAACGATCAGCCCTTGTACTGCCACGAAGAATGCGGTTTGTGGAGAATGCAATGCTGG CTTCTATAGAGCTACAACTGGAGATTGCAAACCTTGCATGAGATGTTGTGCTGATAGTAAGGACGAAGATATAGAGAAACAGTGCAAAGCACAGACCAACCTCCCAGCAAACCAAATATGTCGATACGATGTTGACACCATCAAATGCGCGCCTACAGCATACAGGACAACTGCGCCTGCTGTGTTGGTATCCACGGCACCTGTAATGTCACAAGACATGATGGCTGCCCGCACTAAAGAGGGAAAGAGTGGTAGCACCCTGTGGTTCATTTCGTTTGCAAGCTGTCTTGCTTTCTTGGTGTGTCTTTTACTTGCAGTGATGTTGgctttttgttacaaaaagaaaatactaaCCTCGCTTTGGTGCTCCGGACGTATAGACCGTGTGATTATAACTC CAACACAAGCGGATTGCAATCAGCCTTTGACCACCAAGGTTGTGTTTGGGAATGAAAAAGCGTGTGAATGA